In one Mucilaginibacter sp. PAMB04168 genomic region, the following are encoded:
- a CDS encoding OsmC family protein has product MPKIELARVSAEYGFEASDENGHTVRMDTSPESGGQNYGVRPMQMLLMGLGGCSAIDVISILKKQRQEVLDYRMVINGDREPGVEPSLWENINIEFHLKGNIDEDKAKRAVELSIGKYCSVAATLEKAGAELNWQVFIHPADTTL; this is encoded by the coding sequence ATGCCTAAAATAGAATTAGCAAGAGTTAGCGCCGAATATGGCTTTGAAGCCAGTGACGAAAACGGACATACCGTGCGCATGGATACAAGCCCCGAAAGTGGCGGCCAAAATTACGGCGTACGCCCTATGCAAATGTTGCTGATGGGTTTAGGCGGATGCTCGGCTATAGATGTGATCAGTATTCTGAAAAAACAACGTCAGGAAGTGCTTGACTACCGCATGGTGATTAATGGCGACCGTGAGCCGGGCGTAGAGCCATCCTTATGGGAAAATATAAACATCGAATTCCATTTAAAAGGTAACATTGATGAGGACAAGGCTAAACGTGCTGTTGAATTGTCTATAGGCAAATATTGCTCTGTTGCCGCTACGCTTGAAAAAGCAGGCGCCGAACTTAACTGGCAGGTGTTTATTCATCCTGCTGATACAACATTATAA
- a CDS encoding PorP/SprF family type IX secretion system membrane protein: MTRIRYYILSVMMLLTAAVTKAQDHQYSQFFNSPVYLNPALNGQFEGDLRVNMIYRNQWSSLPGALSYLTASVDLNIPKFGGGVGLMFTRANEGTAYYLRNNLAGIYSYSVGSDDFVLSFGLQAGIGNRTIDRSKLVFGDQIDPRLGYIPGSQSAADLGQLNNKFYFDAGAGINLVMGNFMAGGALQHINRPDQSFTGASAKLPMRATGHLSYRWDLNPYDNYDEDEKSYVIPSVVMYKQASSTSLSAGMQYKRRSVNAGLWYRSGGQTGPSSFVVSFIFDLFINKDGGEKMRFGISHDAPTSKLNYSNTSGTTEGSLGYETTLPSRTGSPKFMGSTRCYDFY; this comes from the coding sequence ATGACGAGAATCAGATATTATATTTTGAGCGTTATGATGCTGTTGACAGCTGCCGTTACAAAGGCGCAGGATCATCAGTATTCGCAATTCTTTAATTCGCCTGTGTACTTAAACCCGGCGCTAAATGGTCAATTTGAAGGTGATTTACGCGTTAATATGATTTATCGTAACCAGTGGTCTTCCCTCCCTGGTGCACTTAGTTACTTAACCGCATCAGTAGACCTGAACATACCCAAATTTGGTGGCGGCGTTGGTTTAATGTTTACACGTGCTAATGAGGGTACCGCTTATTATTTACGAAACAACCTGGCCGGCATCTATTCATACAGTGTGGGTTCTGACGATTTTGTTTTATCGTTTGGCTTACAAGCGGGTATTGGTAACCGTACCATTGATCGCAGCAAGCTTGTTTTTGGTGACCAGATCGATCCTCGCCTGGGTTACATTCCCGGATCACAATCAGCAGCTGATTTAGGGCAGTTGAATAACAAATTTTACTTTGACGCCGGCGCCGGCATCAACCTCGTAATGGGCAATTTTATGGCTGGCGGCGCATTGCAACACATTAACCGTCCCGATCAATCGTTTACCGGAGCTTCAGCAAAGTTACCAATGCGCGCAACCGGTCACTTAAGCTACCGTTGGGATCTTAATCCATACGATAACTACGACGAGGATGAGAAGTCATATGTAATACCTTCGGTGGTTATGTACAAGCAAGCATCATCAACCTCATTAAGTGCCGGTATGCAATACAAACGCCGTAGCGTAAATGCGGGTTTATGGTACCGCAGCGGAGGACAAACCGGTCCAAGTTCATTTGTGGTGTCTTTCATCTTCGATCTTTTTATAAACAAGGATGGTGGCGAAAAAATGCGTTTCGGTATCAGCCACGATGCACCTACCTCCAAGTTAAATTACAGCAACACCAGCGGAACAACGGAGGGCAGCTTAGGATATGAAACCACCTTACCGTCTCGTACCGGCTCACCAAAATTTATGGGATCAACACGTTGTTATGATTTCTATTAA
- a CDS encoding maleylpyruvate isomerase N-terminal domain-containing protein, translating into MSQVIPIKTLHLFEKLDSLLIDLLKSLSADDWDMPTVSPQWTVKDIAAHLLDGNMRGLSISRDGYRGDPPGEINSYRDLVTYLNDLNTIWVLAWKRISPAILIDHLQSTGREYVAYLHTLDPFAPAIFPVVWAGETESKNWFHIAREYTEKWHHQQQIREAIGLPHPLMTRELFYPCIDTLLRALPYAYRDNDAEVGTLIKIEITGDAGGIWFIEKTMGGWRFVKNLAKAEPAAAATFSPESAWKLFTKAIKAQDAQGEINQEGNIDLLKPVMSMLSIMA; encoded by the coding sequence ATGAGCCAGGTTATACCTATTAAAACCCTGCACTTATTTGAGAAGTTAGATAGTTTACTCATCGATTTGCTTAAATCCTTATCGGCAGATGACTGGGACATGCCAACGGTGTCGCCGCAGTGGACTGTTAAGGATATAGCAGCACACTTACTTGATGGCAATATGCGCGGTTTATCTATTTCACGTGACGGCTACAGGGGTGACCCACCCGGAGAGATTAATTCTTACCGGGACTTAGTAACATACCTGAATGATCTGAACACTATTTGGGTGTTAGCCTGGAAAAGAATCAGCCCTGCGATACTAATAGACCATTTACAATCAACCGGGCGTGAGTATGTGGCTTATCTGCACACACTCGATCCGTTTGCTCCAGCCATCTTTCCGGTTGTGTGGGCAGGCGAAACGGAATCAAAAAACTGGTTTCATATAGCGCGTGAATATACCGAGAAATGGCACCATCAACAGCAAATACGTGAAGCTATAGGCTTGCCGCACCCCTTAATGACGCGGGAATTGTTTTACCCTTGCATTGATACCTTATTGCGTGCATTGCCATATGCGTACCGGGATAACGACGCCGAGGTTGGTACACTAATTAAAATTGAAATTACAGGTGATGCCGGTGGTATATGGTTTATAGAAAAAACTATGGGTGGCTGGCGGTTTGTAAAAAACCTGGCCAAAGCCGAACCTGCCGCAGCCGCCACATTCAGTCCCGAATCTGCATGGAAGCTTTTCACTAAGGCCATAAAGGCACAGGATGCCCAAGGCGAAATCAATCAGGAAGGAAATATCGATCTTTTAAAGCCTGTAATGTCTATGTTGTCTATCATGGCATAA
- a CDS encoding nucleoside recognition domain-containing protein — protein MALNYIWISFFVIAFLMALFKLIFLGDTEIFKQLIEGVFDSSKSSVMDIALPLVGTMAFWLGIMRVGEKAGAINFLSRVVGPFFQRLFPEVPKNHPAAGQMMMNFSANLLGLDNAATPIGLKAIAGLQELNPHKETASNAQIMFMVLHASGLTILPISIIAQRAILGSHDPTDIFIPCIIATYVATLVGLLVVAIKQKINLADRVVISWLFGLTAFIAFIVWYFAVYLSKEQIGTVSKVSSNLMLFAIPVAFILGALRKKVNVFEAFIEGAIGGFETSVKIIPYLVAMLVGVSVFRNSGALTYVADGFKWIFGHFNMDTRFTDVIPIAILRPLSASGARGLMLDNMKVHGPDSFIGHLSSVLYGAADTTFYMVALYFGSIGVKRTRYVIPASLIADLAGVIAAILISYLFFG, from the coding sequence ATGGCTCTTAATTACATCTGGATAAGTTTTTTTGTAATCGCTTTTTTAATGGCACTGTTTAAGCTGATTTTTCTGGGCGATACTGAAATCTTCAAGCAACTTATTGAAGGTGTATTCGACTCCTCAAAATCATCGGTAATGGATATTGCCTTGCCGTTAGTTGGTACAATGGCATTTTGGCTGGGCATTATGCGTGTGGGTGAAAAAGCCGGAGCAATTAACTTCCTATCTCGTGTTGTAGGCCCTTTCTTTCAACGCCTGTTCCCCGAAGTTCCTAAAAATCATCCTGCAGCAGGGCAAATGATGATGAACTTTTCTGCTAACTTATTAGGATTGGACAACGCCGCAACCCCTATAGGGCTTAAAGCGATTGCAGGCTTACAAGAGCTAAACCCACATAAAGAAACAGCCTCAAATGCACAAATAATGTTTATGGTTTTGCATGCCTCTGGTCTAACCATTTTACCCATAAGCATTATTGCCCAGCGAGCTATACTAGGTTCGCACGACCCGACAGATATTTTTATACCTTGTATTATTGCTACTTATGTAGCCACTCTGGTTGGATTGTTAGTAGTAGCCATCAAGCAAAAAATCAACCTGGCCGACCGAGTTGTTATTAGCTGGCTCTTCGGCCTAACGGCATTTATTGCTTTTATTGTATGGTATTTTGCCGTTTATTTAAGTAAAGAACAGATTGGTACGGTATCAAAAGTATCCAGTAACCTTATGCTTTTCGCAATACCGGTTGCCTTTATACTTGGCGCGCTTCGCAAAAAAGTAAACGTTTTTGAAGCCTTTATAGAAGGTGCTATTGGAGGGTTTGAAACTTCTGTTAAAATTATTCCATACCTGGTAGCCATGCTGGTTGGCGTAAGTGTTTTTCGTAACTCGGGTGCACTAACCTATGTGGCCGATGGTTTTAAATGGATTTTTGGCCACTTTAATATGGATACCCGGTTCACCGATGTTATCCCGATTGCTATTCTACGCCCTTTAAGTGCTTCTGGTGCACGTGGATTAATGTTGGATAACATGAAAGTGCACGGGCCAGACAGCTTTATAGGGCACTTATCCAGCGTATTATATGGTGCTGCTGATACTACGTTTTATATGGTAGCCTTGTACTTCGGTTCAATTGGCGTTAAAAGAACGCGTTACGTTATACCTGCCAGCCTCATTGCCGACTTGGCCGGCGTAATAGCTGCTATATTAATCTCTTATCTTTTTTTCGGATAG
- a CDS encoding aminotransferase class I/II-fold pyridoxal phosphate-dependent enzyme, which yields MSLNDLHPLTKAIRLRSPQTLQNEHSTPLYLTSSFTFDEAEAMRAAFADETDDNIYSRFSNPNVDEFIAKMCMLENADAGFATSTGMSAVFASMFALLQQGDHLLCCSSVFGSTFTVVTKYLPKYGITCTLVPANDKEAWEAAVQSNTKMVYLETPTNPQLEVIDLEWAGQFSKKHNLILNVDNCFATPLLQRPIEYGADLVVHSATKWIDGQGRVMGGIVVGREDLIKEIYLFCRNTGPALSPFNAWVLSKSLETLDVRMQRHCANALKVAEALQNHQNVTWVKYPFLPNHPQYEIAKKQMAFGGGILCFEIKGGLEAGRRFLDNLQMLSVTANLGDSRSIASHPASTTHSKLTDEQRAAVGITPGLIRISCGLEKDDDIIADISQALNQSAAKV from the coding sequence ATGTCATTAAACGATTTACATCCTTTAACTAAAGCGATACGTTTGCGGTCTCCGCAAACGCTGCAAAACGAGCATTCAACACCGTTATACTTAACCAGCAGTTTCACATTTGATGAAGCTGAAGCCATGCGTGCAGCCTTTGCCGACGAAACAGACGATAATATTTACAGCCGTTTTAGTAACCCTAATGTTGATGAATTCATTGCTAAAATGTGCATGCTCGAAAACGCAGATGCAGGTTTTGCAACATCAACAGGTATGAGTGCGGTTTTTGCTTCTATGTTTGCCTTGTTGCAACAGGGCGATCACTTGTTGTGCTGCAGCTCCGTTTTTGGAAGCACCTTTACTGTTGTGACGAAGTACTTGCCTAAATACGGTATAACTTGCACACTGGTACCGGCAAATGATAAAGAAGCTTGGGAGGCAGCAGTACAATCCAACACAAAAATGGTGTATCTCGAAACACCTACCAATCCACAGCTTGAAGTAATTGACTTGGAATGGGCTGGTCAATTCAGTAAAAAACACAACCTTATCTTGAATGTAGATAACTGTTTTGCCACGCCGCTATTACAACGCCCTATTGAGTATGGCGCAGATTTAGTAGTACACTCAGCCACTAAGTGGATTGATGGACAGGGCAGGGTAATGGGTGGTATCGTGGTTGGGCGCGAGGATCTGATTAAGGAAATTTACCTGTTTTGCCGCAACACCGGACCAGCTTTATCGCCATTTAACGCTTGGGTGTTGAGTAAAAGCCTGGAAACGTTGGATGTACGTATGCAGCGCCACTGTGCTAATGCCTTAAAAGTGGCTGAAGCCCTTCAAAATCACCAAAACGTAACCTGGGTTAAATATCCCTTTCTACCTAATCATCCTCAATATGAAATTGCTAAAAAGCAAATGGCTTTTGGTGGCGGAATCTTATGTTTTGAGATTAAGGGTGGCTTAGAAGCTGGCCGCAGATTTCTGGACAACCTGCAAATGCTGTCGGTAACGGCCAACTTGGGCGATTCGCGTAGTATAGCTTCACATCCTGCAAGTACAACGCACTCAAAGCTTACAGATGAGCAGCGCGCGGCGGTAGGCATCACACCAGGCTTGATCAGAATTTCATGCGGTTTAGAAAAAGATGATGATATAATTGCAGATATTAGTCAGGCACTAAACCAAAGTGCTGCAAAAGTTTAA
- a CDS encoding OsmC family protein, with product MNTEKRLVAKATTTIGRSQYQTIANSGNHSIIVDEPAELNGSDTGMGPYGLLLSSLGSCTIITLRMYIERKMWVVDEIKAELEIYAVNDGHLIETSLSFKGDLIAKQVERLLQVAEACPIHKLLAGNIAMKTLVSL from the coding sequence ATGAATACTGAAAAAAGATTAGTTGCCAAAGCTACAACTACTATTGGGCGCTCACAATATCAAACGATAGCCAATAGCGGTAATCATTCCATTATAGTTGATGAACCCGCAGAATTGAATGGAAGTGACACAGGCATGGGGCCTTATGGCTTGTTACTGTCAAGCTTAGGCAGCTGCACTATTATTACGCTACGAATGTATATCGAAAGAAAAATGTGGGTAGTAGACGAAATTAAGGCTGAGTTGGAGATTTATGCAGTGAACGATGGCCATTTGATCGAAACCAGCCTTAGTTTTAAAGGTGATCTCATAGCTAAACAGGTTGAAAGATTATTGCAAGTTGCTGAAGCATGCCCCATCCATAAATTGCTTGCGGGTAATATTGCGATGAAAACCTTGGTCTCGTTATAA
- a CDS encoding PKD domain-containing protein gives MVRIFTRFIAGLVFCCCVCGGASVYAQTVTIRNVDAGPYAPGSTIAATLTVTDANGDLNANNNKYQLYLSDANGNFAAEKFIGEFSGYYTGFVNGVLPANTPAGTGYKVRVKTTAPLTVSAPSTAFTVAAGTAVQAGTSSTEVSSTSPEVFGTCFTNGDYPFLFVDQSTPGSTVTANFFNDLSQADEQTISLSTPTTFTAKTSNYTILVKAVNNGVVGTKAYLLINNYISNSFQTQNSSSVCLPEQSYARVSYSVNITGGGGIQTNYPGTIYNIKWGDGSNSNLTYFQILATNGVLSHDYLVSSCGAKNAEGVVTNKFEVAFRVSNPYCPDQTKTLSGDQAVLSPPKNAISGPTKACTGKEVTFTNISYAGQIVSSTAGGASCENPNATYQWYINGQPVPPFNSKKNIPFKYTFTTAGTYTVSLKLTSATPCIAPDAVHTICVQDAPQAATNVPTNICIGGGPVTLTNASVVSNPCNNPITYNWKITPATGYTYAAGSTKNSSNPQIIFSTAGKYDVQLEVDNGVCDVAQSTIKTIIVSNVPTATLSPDFSLCGKGQILTFDNTTGSATRVVLTGTVDPKPDTYLWTVVGQNGVAPATFVNNTTANSQYPQISFPDFGTYDVTVKHTNDCGTVTSQTQHITFKEAPTLTAGTDQTVCFGSPAQLDGSVTGAYNTLVWTTSGTGTFSNKNIDKPVYTPSAADRTAGQVKLTVTITTTLPGDCATIKDDVIININPQNDITSPATKIICTGGTVAYVPTSTVAGSTFNWQVTQSSANVSGFTASGSGDINDVLVNSSPTANGTVTYTIVPNASGCDGTPFNLTVTVVPKPEINLTGQPGNTICSGSPAGVQFTSNVTGTRYTWTVATTGDVTGAADQGAPTNVTGISQVLINTGTVPATVTYTVTPYNTSSADNCSGDAKTITITVQPQVPDADAGTDAVLCNQATYQLKGNDPGSFTGTWTLISGQSGVSFTDATKFNTTVSGLQQGQVYTFRWTITGAAQCTPKFNEVKVTNNPPISNNTVTLTSPTTCSGQNISITGSTPTGGSGTYTYLWESSADGTNWLVLSNQTGKNLNMQVIETTYFRRSVSSGACTEDKSNVVQIMVQPAISGNSISIPTTDVCVNHSAGIITGSTPAGADGNFSFQWQSSTDGGNNWSNITGATDVNYTTPVLIGNIQYRRVVSSLLCNGVQSNYSNTISITVNPDAKAEFTWTKDADCIPFALNAQNIKGVAYPDRNADYTWYANNQIIGTGVTFPGYTINTDGETVEIRLVVTSKFGCESAVSTHIFKTVKFVTASYTQTATQNCGTTNVTFTNTSTPIGGGTYLWDFGNGITSTKEQPDQVTFAASTDGKDVEYTVKLTATTSCSVTTMTSTVTIKPAVPVARISPKSTSGCAPFSLVVDNISPGNNDKYIYHVVDASGNDVITPVPVNNKAQQTLVIPDQGNYSVYMEAQSTCGTGRSAGIPIVVSARTVFAGITTATTGERFGCAPHTVNFINTSQGGTFYRIDWGDGSVPTTTLNTNGLPHTFTRAGTYQVILYATNDCAQNAPSQAVTVVVSEKPAPAFTPDNGVGCKTLTVNFANNTPEPTNAGDFAYSWNFGDARATASNPNTSEQRTPPAHTYDYLSSPYTVTLTVTNRTTGCTETTTRTITVNAPSIAEFRARPDSIQTYPNYTFSFEDLTSNNPKSWRWNFGDGSASTQQNPTHAYADTGLYKVTLTTSNQYCGTTKTHYVRITGIPGQLYVPNAFTPSSTNPELRTFATKGSGLRQWHMRIFNNYGQMVWETTKLDARGEPTDSWDGTFQGSPLPQGVYIWQIEASFINGSEWKGMSYNNSSPKRTGAIHLIR, from the coding sequence ATGGTTAGAATATTTACACGGTTTATTGCAGGGCTTGTCTTTTGTTGTTGTGTTTGCGGTGGTGCAAGTGTTTATGCCCAAACAGTAACCATCCGTAATGTTGATGCTGGTCCGTATGCGCCAGGTTCTACCATTGCCGCTACCTTAACCGTTACAGATGCCAACGGTGATCTGAACGCTAATAACAATAAGTACCAACTATACTTATCGGATGCCAACGGCAACTTTGCCGCAGAAAAATTTATAGGGGAATTTAGCGGTTATTACACAGGGTTTGTGAACGGTGTTTTGCCTGCTAATACGCCTGCAGGAACGGGTTATAAGGTTAGAGTAAAAACAACCGCCCCACTTACAGTGAGCGCCCCCTCAACTGCTTTCACCGTTGCAGCTGGCACAGCTGTACAAGCGGGTACAAGTTCAACAGAAGTAAGCAGCACGAGCCCCGAAGTATTTGGGACTTGTTTCACCAACGGCGATTATCCTTTCCTATTTGTAGACCAGTCAACACCCGGGTCTACAGTAACAGCTAACTTTTTTAATGATTTATCGCAGGCTGATGAACAAACCATATCCTTAAGCACGCCTACCACATTTACAGCTAAAACGAGCAACTATACTATACTGGTTAAGGCAGTGAATAATGGCGTTGTAGGCACAAAGGCTTATCTGCTAATTAATAATTACATCAGCAACAGTTTCCAAACGCAAAACTCATCGAGCGTGTGTTTGCCTGAGCAAAGTTATGCGCGCGTTTCGTATAGTGTAAATATAACTGGTGGTGGCGGTATTCAAACCAACTACCCGGGCACCATTTATAATATCAAATGGGGCGATGGCAGCAATTCAAATTTAACCTACTTTCAGATTTTAGCTACCAACGGTGTGCTTAGCCATGATTACCTCGTTTCATCATGCGGAGCCAAGAACGCTGAAGGTGTTGTTACCAATAAATTCGAGGTCGCCTTTAGAGTATCAAACCCTTACTGCCCCGATCAAACGAAGACACTGAGCGGTGACCAGGCTGTGTTATCACCACCTAAAAATGCTATAAGTGGTCCAACAAAAGCTTGTACCGGTAAGGAGGTTACATTCACCAACATATCCTACGCCGGTCAGATTGTGAGCAGTACTGCTGGCGGTGCATCTTGTGAGAATCCTAATGCAACTTACCAATGGTATATAAACGGGCAGCCGGTACCACCGTTCAACTCAAAAAAAAATATACCGTTTAAATATACCTTTACTACTGCGGGCACCTATACCGTATCTTTAAAGCTTACCAGCGCAACGCCATGTATTGCTCCAGATGCAGTGCACACCATTTGTGTGCAGGATGCACCGCAGGCAGCCACCAACGTACCAACCAACATATGTATAGGAGGCGGCCCTGTTACTTTAACTAACGCCTCTGTAGTTAGCAACCCCTGCAACAATCCCATTACTTATAATTGGAAAATAACCCCAGCTACCGGTTATACTTATGCAGCCGGATCAACCAAGAATAGCTCTAACCCTCAAATCATCTTTTCGACAGCCGGCAAATATGACGTACAGTTAGAAGTTGATAACGGCGTTTGTGATGTGGCTCAAAGTACCATCAAAACCATCATTGTAAGCAATGTGCCAACTGCCACCCTATCGCCTGATTTTTCACTGTGCGGTAAAGGACAAATTTTAACATTTGATAATACTACCGGCAGCGCCACGCGGGTTGTTTTAACCGGTACTGTTGACCCAAAACCGGATACTTACTTGTGGACAGTAGTTGGACAAAATGGCGTTGCACCTGCAACATTCGTAAATAATACGACAGCTAACAGTCAATATCCACAAATAAGTTTTCCTGACTTTGGCACCTACGATGTAACCGTTAAACACACTAATGATTGCGGTACAGTAACATCGCAAACACAGCATATCACGTTTAAAGAAGCGCCGACCCTTACAGCGGGAACGGATCAAACAGTGTGCTTTGGCTCACCTGCCCAGTTGGATGGATCGGTAACCGGTGCGTACAATACCTTGGTTTGGACTACTTCAGGAACCGGAACTTTTAGCAATAAAAATATTGACAAGCCGGTTTATACGCCCAGTGCGGCAGATAGAACTGCTGGCCAGGTAAAGCTGACCGTAACGATAACCACAACCCTTCCGGGCGATTGCGCTACTATTAAGGATGATGTAATTATCAACATCAATCCGCAAAACGATATTACAAGTCCTGCTACAAAAATAATATGCACCGGTGGTACAGTAGCCTATGTACCTACATCAACCGTTGCTGGTAGTACTTTTAACTGGCAGGTTACACAAAGCTCAGCTAATGTAAGCGGCTTTACAGCCAGCGGGTCGGGCGATATTAATGATGTGTTGGTTAATTCATCGCCTACTGCTAATGGAACAGTGACTTATACTATTGTACCTAACGCTAGCGGCTGTGATGGAACACCATTCAACCTCACGGTAACGGTAGTGCCCAAACCAGAGATTAATTTGACAGGTCAGCCAGGTAACACTATTTGTAGCGGCTCACCGGCTGGGGTACAGTTCACATCCAATGTAACTGGCACCCGATATACCTGGACAGTTGCCACAACGGGCGATGTAACAGGTGCAGCAGATCAGGGCGCCCCAACAAACGTAACCGGTATAAGCCAGGTACTGATCAACACCGGAACTGTCCCGGCTACCGTAACTTATACGGTCACCCCATACAATACAAGTTCGGCAGATAACTGTAGCGGCGACGCCAAGACCATAACAATAACCGTACAACCGCAGGTACCCGATGCTGATGCCGGTACCGATGCTGTGTTATGTAACCAAGCAACTTACCAGCTAAAAGGAAACGATCCAGGTTCGTTTACCGGTACATGGACACTAATTTCTGGCCAGTCGGGCGTTTCGTTTACCGACGCCACAAAGTTTAACACCACAGTAAGCGGCCTGCAACAAGGCCAGGTGTATACCTTTAGATGGACAATAACCGGCGCAGCGCAGTGTACACCCAAGTTTAATGAAGTAAAGGTTACAAATAACCCTCCTATCAGCAACAACACCGTTACTTTAACCAGCCCAACTACCTGTTCTGGTCAAAACATAAGCATTACAGGCAGCACACCAACCGGAGGCAGCGGCACTTACACCTACTTGTGGGAAAGCAGCGCCGATGGCACAAATTGGTTGGTTCTTTCTAACCAAACCGGCAAAAACCTAAACATGCAGGTTATTGAAACTACTTACTTCAGACGTTCAGTAAGTTCTGGCGCTTGTACGGAGGATAAAAGTAACGTAGTACAAATTATGGTACAGCCTGCTATCAGCGGCAACAGTATCAGCATACCAACAACCGATGTTTGTGTTAATCATTCGGCAGGTATAATAACAGGCAGTACGCCAGCTGGTGCTGACGGCAATTTCAGTTTCCAGTGGCAAAGCAGCACAGATGGCGGAAACAACTGGTCGAATATTACCGGCGCTACCGATGTTAATTATACTACACCTGTTTTAATTGGTAATATTCAGTATCGTCGTGTTGTTAGCTCACTATTATGTAATGGTGTTCAAAGTAATTATAGCAACACCATTTCCATCACTGTTAATCCGGATGCTAAAGCCGAATTTACGTGGACCAAAGATGCTGATTGTATACCATTTGCATTGAACGCACAAAATATTAAAGGTGTAGCCTACCCCGACCGCAACGCCGATTACACTTGGTATGCCAACAACCAGATAATCGGAACCGGCGTAACGTTCCCAGGATATACGATTAATACTGACGGTGAAACCGTTGAAATTCGCCTGGTGGTGACTAGCAAGTTTGGATGTGAATCTGCAGTTTCAACACATATTTTTAAGACTGTAAAATTTGTAACGGCAAGTTATACGCAAACAGCTACACAAAACTGTGGTACAACCAACGTAACTTTTACCAACACATCAACCCCAATAGGCGGCGGCACCTATTTGTGGGACTTTGGCAACGGAATAACGTCAACCAAAGAACAGCCGGATCAGGTAACATTCGCAGCCTCAACTGATGGTAAAGACGTAGAATACACCGTTAAGCTTACAGCTACTACGTCATGTAGTGTTACCACCATGACTAGTACGGTTACTATTAAGCCTGCTGTACCGGTTGCCCGTATTTCACCAAAATCCACTTCGGGTTGTGCACCATTCTCATTGGTGGTTGATAATATTTCGCCAGGCAACAATGATAAGTACATTTACCATGTTGTTGATGCCAGTGGTAACGATGTAATTACCCCCGTACCGGTCAACAACAAAGCGCAGCAAACACTGGTGATTCCAGACCAAGGTAATTACTCTGTTTACATGGAAGCGCAATCTACGTGTGGTACAGGGCGCAGTGCTGGTATTCCTATTGTGGTAAGTGCACGTACCGTGTTTGCAGGTATAACCACCGCTACTACCGGCGAACGCTTTGGCTGCGCACCGCATACCGTTAATTTTATTAATACGAGCCAGGGCGGAACATTTTACCGCATTGATTGGGGCGACGGAAGTGTGCCGACAACTACCTTAAACACCAACGGCTTGCCGCATACGTTTACCCGTGCCGGCACCTACCAGGTTATTTTATATGCCACTAATGATTGTGCACAAAACGCGCCTTCACAAGCGGTAACTGTTGTGGTAAGCGAGAAGCCGGCACCAGCCTTTACGCCGGATAATGGTGTAGGATGTAAAACCTTAACGGTAAACTTCGCAAACAACACCCCGGAACCAACTAACGCGGGCGATTTTGCTTACAGCTGGAATTTTGGTGATGCCCGGGCTACCGCAAGCAACCCTAATACATCTGAACAGCGCACACCGCCGGCACATACGTACGATTACCTAAGCTCACCCTACACGGTTACGTTAACAGTTACCAACCGTACCACGGGTTGTACAGAAACAACAACACGTACTATTACTGTTAACGCTCCGTCTATAGCCGAATTTAGGGCAAGACCCGACAGTATACAAACGTATCCTAATTACACTTTCTCTTTTGAGGATTTAACAAGTAATAATCCTAAGTCATGGAGATGGAACTTTGGTGATGGTTCCGCTTCAACGCAACAGAACCCAACGCATGCCTATGCCGATACGGGGCTATACAAAGTTACGTTAACCACATCAAACCAGTATTGTGGTACAACTAAAACGCACTATGTGCGTATAACTGGCATACCGGGGCAGTTGTATGTGCCTAATGCATTTACGCCAAGCAGTACTAACCCTGAGTTACGCACGTTTGCCACAAAAGGATCGGGTTTACGCCAGTGGCACATGCGCATATTTAATAACTACGGTCAAATGGTTTGGGAAACAACGAAGCTTGATGCACGTGGCGAGCCAACCGATTCCTGGGACGGAACCTTCCAAGGATCACCATTGCCGCAGGGGGTATACATTTGGCAAATCGAAGCCAGTTTTATTAATGGTTCTGAATGGAAGGGAATGTCGTATAACAATTCGTCGCCTAAACGAACAGGTGCTATACACTTAATAAGGTAA